GCCCGATGGCCTTTTCGCGGCGCCCCACCTGCATCTGCACCAACGCCTGGGAGTCGACCCAACGACGCTGTCACTGTTTTCGTTACTCCATTGCGGGTGAACTTCAATTCAACTTTTTCGCCAATGGCGCGATCGCGAATCAAATCAATCAGCCCCTGACGTGTCTTAACTTCAACACCATCAACAGCGGTGATCACATCCTCAGCACGCAAACGTGCGTAGGAGGCGCCAGTATTTTCACGAACCGAGATGATCTCAACGCCTTCTGAGTCGCCTCTGGCCAGCACGACACCAAGGAAGGGGCGGTCCGACCGCCCGATCTTCGATATGTAATCTCCTAGCGATCGCACGCCTACCGATAGTGGCGTGGCAGCATTGCCAACTGCAAATACAAAACTCCCAACCTCAGGTTTTTGGCCGGTTGCAAAGATGATGGGCTTTAGATTCTCTGTTTCAATCTTCAATAAACCAAGGTCGAGATCCTTATCATGTGCAACGACTTGCGCATCAAACCTTCGACCATTTGGACCAATGACGACTAATGGCTCGTCACCAAAAACAAGATCTGAGTACTTCCCAACGATAAACCCATCACGATGAACAGCCAGACCGTAACCAATTGTGCTTCCACCACGGCTTACCTGTACGACCGAATCAGAAATGGTTCCCGTCTTGGAAAGCATCGCCTCCCGAAAGTTCAAGTCGTCCTTAGAAACTCGTTTCCTAAAACTGGACTCAGGCCAACGCCCACCCATCTTGCACTCAATCACGCTCCGTTTTTCCGCGTGGCTGACAGTCAACGTAATCTCATCATTAGGCCGGTAAGACAACTCAGCAGCTTTCAAGTCAGCAAGGTTTCGTATTCGCTGGCCACCAATCAGTAGAAGCACATCATCAATATCGACGCCCGCTCCCCGAGCGGTTCCAAATGGATCCAGACGCGTAATGCGTAGGCCGCCCTCATCTGCGACGCCTTCAAGTCCAAGACTTGCTTGTTGGCCACAATTGCGCCGAACCACATTGAGGATGTCACGAAAACGGCGGCTCATCCGGATCGGCTGCATATCCGGATCACTCGCAATGTGATTAATTTGAGCCCATCCCCTGGCGACAGCAACCTCAAGGGTTTCTAACGCAAGATCATGGAATTGCTCTTGCTGTATTTCATCTTTTGAATTGGTTCCCTGTCTCACATAGCAACATGCCAGATGGTAATACCCATCCCCAAGATGTGGCTGTGCGTCAATGCAATCTTGAAAAGCGAGCTGGGCCTCAGAAAAACGACCCTGGTCAAGAAGGCTGTAGGCATTCGTAATTGAAGTCCCAAAATCGTTAGGCCAGAGTTCTCGACCTAATCGTATCTCATCCTTGAGCCGGCCAATAAACCCCTTTGTAATATTGATTGCTGTTGAAGAATTTTCATCTGGAGAATCACCGGTTGCCACATTGATGCCAACAAGATTGCCACGCAAGTCAATCAGCGGCCCGCCCGAGTCACCACCATTCAAAGTCGCGTCGGTCTCGACAAGCGGACCAAAGTTGGTCATGACCCGACCAGCACGTACGCTTGGTGGGCGAAAAGGCGATGTCTCAATACCAAGTGTGTGACCGAGGGATAGAACCCACTGTCCTTGCTCTAATGCATCACTGTTTCCAAAATTGATAACTGGCAGCTTCGCTCCCTTTGGATCGCATTTGATCAGCCCATAGTCAATTGGACCTTCCATATGTTGCCCGAGCGTCCGACCACGGAGCGCTGTTCCGTCAGCCAGATAGACCCAGCAGCGACGCCCTGGCTCCTCAATCACATGGGCAGCGGTAATGATGTACCCGTCAGACGAAATAATGGCGCCTGTTCCACCACGGACTGAGCCTGGCAAGTTGATTCGCAGCCCCACAACCGACGGAAGTGTTGATGCTGCGGCCTGCTTAATGGCTTGTTCGAGCTGCGTAACCTGACGATGATCAGCGGGAGTGATTAAATCAATATTGGCTGGCACATCAAGATGGCGCTGGATCGCCGCATCTGGAATTTCAGCTTGAGCCGAAAGACTTGGCCATACCCCAGCACCGACAGCCAAGAATGCAATACACAACAGACCACGACTTCTCAAACCTGCTTGACCGTCTTTTCTAATCACCCAAACCTCTCCTTATCAGCATGCGTCCCTGATAAATAATAGGTCCTTTGATGCTCTCTTATTGAGCTCTAGAAACCCGCGTACCAACTTTAATACGATCCTCACACGGGCTGAGTTCGATTTGGTTGGAGGCGAACGATCCAGAGCAATGAGATCACTTGGCAGACTGATGCCGAACTCGCCACAATGCCAGCCCAATAATGGGATATGTGGAGCCACAAGGGCTCTTCGACACAATCCAGCAGCCATCTGGCGCCATCTTCATCCTGCCGCTAGCTGGATCACTGGCTCAGGTAAATTGCCTCACGTGCTCGGTCAGTACGAATCTTCAGGTCCTCAAGATGAGCCGCTGAGTACGCGTCAATCGAATCTTCATCCATGGCAAGATTGATTTCCTTGAGCCTCTCATTGAGCTTTCGTAGATTTGCCTGTGCCAATTGACGGGTCGCCGTACTGACATTGGCATTACCAGTCGCCATCGCGATCAAGCGATCTGTCATCCCTGATTGAAGATTGCGACGCAAACTTGACACCATTGGTTGACGATTGGTGTATCCGTCATCCAAGTTTGAAACGTCAACTTCCGAGTAGATCTCCAGCATCATTGCATCAAAAACCTCTGGAAGAGTGAGTGCATCTTGATCAGCAGGCGTACGCAACTCATTGTCACGGATTTGCTCAAGCGTGCTTGGATTCAGAATGAGCGTTAAGGCCGTATTCTGCGTCCCCGAAACACGATCATGAATTGGCAGTGTCGGATCACCCGAGACGCCTCCTGCACGCCCCCACTTCTCCACGGTCAAAATATTGACAAGTTCAGGCGAAAGGCCGAATGCCTCATCTCGGAAAGCGTTCTCCATCATGAATGCAAGTGCTTCACGCTGTCGCTCAACGTCAACAACTTCAAGTGGCGCCCCGGTATTCTCATCACCTTTATTGACGCGGGCCACGTGTGTACCCCCAACCCAATTGCCCATCATGTCGATCATTCGACGCTGACGACTAAGCGTAGCGTTGTATGTTTTACGTGCCTTTTGCCAACTCTCACCATCTTTCACTCCATCTTCAAGCAACCGAGCTCGGTGCTCTTGAATGAGATCCATTTGTGAATTGGCATAGTCGATTGGATTGCGACTAAAGTCATATCGGCGAGCCAGAGGATCCGGACCATACGTATCATCATCGGTCTGATACGCATGCTCTCGCTGACCAACGCGTAACAGTACGTCCTTGGGATCATCAAGCGTGTAGCCATACTCAACTGCCCACATGTCATACGGGCCGATATCAATCATGGTGTAATCGCCCTGAATCGCATCAGGATTCGTATTGAAATTGGATGGCAGGTAATCCATCACCGAAGCAGCCATTGGCTTCTTGCCTTTGATTTCTTCGGAGTTGATTTCATCCATCGTATAGAGCGATGAGGCTTTGAAATTGTGTCG
The sequence above is a segment of the Phycisphaerales bacterium genome. Coding sequences within it:
- a CDS encoding trypsin-like peptidase domain-containing protein; this encodes MIRKDGQAGLRSRGLLCIAFLAVGAGVWPSLSAQAEIPDAAIQRHLDVPANIDLITPADHRQVTQLEQAIKQAAASTLPSVVGLRINLPGSVRGGTGAIISSDGYIITAAHVIEEPGRRCWVYLADGTALRGRTLGQHMEGPIDYGLIKCDPKGAKLPVINFGNSDALEQGQWVLSLGHTLGIETSPFRPPSVRAGRVMTNFGPLVETDATLNGGDSGGPLIDLRGNLVGINVATGDSPDENSSTAINITKGFIGRLKDEIRLGRELWPNDFGTSITNAYSLLDQGRFSEAQLAFQDCIDAQPHLGDGYYHLACCYVRQGTNSKDEIQQEQFHDLALETLEVAVARGWAQINHIASDPDMQPIRMSRRFRDILNVVRRNCGQQASLGLEGVADEGGLRITRLDPFGTARGAGVDIDDVLLLIGGQRIRNLADLKAAELSYRPNDEITLTVSHAEKRSVIECKMGGRWPESSFRKRVSKDDLNFREAMLSKTGTISDSVVQVSRGGSTIGYGLAVHRDGFIVGKYSDLVFGDEPLVVIGPNGRRFDAQVVAHDKDLDLGLLKIETENLKPIIFATGQKPEVGSFVFAVGNAATPLSVGVRSLGDYISKIGRSDRPFLGVVLARGDSEGVEIISVRENTGASYARLRAEDVITAVDGVEVKTRQGLIDLIRDRAIGEKVELKFTRNGVTKTVTASLGRLPGVGADAGGAPRKGHRALSRRTSGFGRVIQHDGIVYPEQCGSALVDVEGRVIGMNISRSDQTKTYALPADVLHKATKRLITEASAY